From Abiotrophia defectiva ATCC 49176:
GTAGCCATTGTGTTGGGTATGAGTATCCAACATAAAGTTATAGATGGCCCGCTCCAAACGCGCCCCCAAGCCCTTGTAGAAGACAAAGCGACTACCAGACACCTTGGCACCACGTTCAAAGTCGATAATATCTAATTTTTCAGCGATTTCCCAGTGATTAAGTGGCGTAAAGTCGAACTTGCGCGGCGTGCCCCAACGACGTACTTCCACGTTATCCTCTTCATCGGCTCCCACTGGTACCCCTTCAGCTGGAAGGTTAGGCAAACGATGCTCGATGGCCTCTAAATCTGCTTCGATTTGAGCCAAACGCTCGTCGTCACGCTTAATACGGTCACCGATTTCTTTCATTTCAGCAATCTTATCATCTGCATTTTCCTTGTTGCGTTTGAGTTGGGCGATTTCTCCAGACACTTGGTTACGGTATTGTTTAGCCCCTTCAACGTCGATCAAAAGTTCACGGCGCTCGCTATCTAGGCGGCGATAATTCTCTAATACCTCTCGGTCTACACCACGAGTGGCTAATTTCTCTACCACCCATTCAAATTGTTCACGCAATAATTTACGATCTAACATTTCATTTCCTCCTTTTGGCCAAATAACAAAAAGAGCCTTCGTCTTATTGGGACGAAAGGCTCTTCTTGGTTTCGCGGTACCACCCGATTTCAGGACATTATTCCTGCACTTAAGGCCTGTAACGGGGGCAACCGGCACTACTTGAGTCATAGGCTGCAGGGTTCTGGTGGATTCCAGGGCTAGTCCGTGATGATTCACACCAGCCATCATCTCTCTGAAGACGTCCTATCCTGTACTAGTCAAAACCGTCGCATCATTTATCTGCTTCTATACTATCACGAATCCGCTACTGGCGCAAGTCTACCAGTTGAGATCTCGAGCCTTGTCCGTATCACGATAGTGATGGGTGACATCCAATCCCTCAAAAGCTTGTTGTCTTAAAGCTTCATAAATGACGATATTGGCTGTATTGGACAAATTCAAACTCCTAACATGCTGATCGTTCATCGGAATACGCAAGCAGTCTGCCTTGCGCTCCTCCATCAAGTCAGCGGGCAAGCCGGTTGTTTCCTTACCGAAGAGGAAGAATTGCTGGCCAGCACTATTTTGAGCTAGGTCCGCCTGACAATAAATGCGGGGCGCAAACTTGGTAATCAAGTAGAGTGGTCGCTCACCCACATAAGCTAAGAAATCCTCCAGACTTTCATGGTAGTGAACTTCCACATGCTCCCAGTAATCTAGACCCGCACGCTTGAGCATCTTATCATCGGTCGAAAAACCCAAGGGCTTGATTAGATGAAGCGGGGTATTGGTGGCCGCACAAGTTCTGGAAATATTTCCCGTGTTAGCCGGCATTAGCGGTTGATATAAGGCAATATGATTTTTCATAGGCTCTCCTTCTTAGTGGTCGCCTGCAGAGGGTCCCACAAAAAATCCCGCTGCCAAGAACTGACTAGCGGGACTTATCATTTAAAATTAAGCGAGTTTGAAGTCTACGCTGTAGATTTCGTCTGCCAAAGCAGCCTTGTTAACAGCTTTAACGACAACATTTTCTTTTTTGCCGTCGAATTCTAATTCAAAAGCTTGGCTCAAACCTTGAGTTTTCAAGACAACATCGAGTTCACGACGGTTAACTGTTAAAGAAACAGCTTCTGAACCTTTCCCGTATAAAGTTGCTGGAACTAAACCAGCTTCACGTACTTTTTTAGCTGAGCCAGAGCCCACTTTTTCGCGTAATTCTGCTTTTAATGACATGGTATTTAAAACTCCTTTTGCTTGCATTTTTTATAAAGCGGCTAGCGCTTTTTATTGGCATAATGGTATCTTACCAAAAAACGGCACAAATTGCTAGCTTATTCTACCCTTTTTTTATACAATAGTACTAGTTTTGTGCTTAGACAAGGTGGTGATTCCTCAATGAAACGGTTATTTAGCTTATTAAAACCTTTTGATTACCTGATTATTTTAGGGGTCATTGCCTTATCTTTCTTGCCCAATATCCTGACCTTCTACCACTACCAAGGCTTGAATAATTCGGAGGAAGTCGGCCAAGTTACTGAAGCGTCTAGCACTAAGACCACTCTCGCATCTTCCTCCACCTATGCCCTCATCAAAATAGACGGCAAGGAAGTGGACCGTTTCGACCTCTCGGAAGACGCTCCTCATGAAGAGAAAACCTACTACCCACATCCGGGACAGTATAACATTATTGAGCGTGATGGCAAACGAATTCGCGTGCGCGAAGATAACAGCCCTGATCAAATTGCGGTTAAAACCAGTTGGGTGGGCCGACCAGGTCAGGTTTCCATCTGCTTGCCCCACGGACTCATTATCGAGATTCATGGCGAACGTTCAACCGGTGGCCGCACTGACACTAGTCAATCAAGTAACGCTAGCTCAAGCCAAGAAGAAGATTTAGTTTTACCAAAATAAGGACTGGAGAATCTCCAGTCCTTTTTTTACTTAAGGATTGTGTGAATCAACTTTTGTAAATCTGGTATTACTTCTTGCTCAAACCAGGGATGTTGTTTTAACCAGCGTTGGTTGAGAGGTGAGGGATGGACTAAGGGAAAATAGTCCGGCAGATAGTCCTGATAATGGGCGACTGTTTCTGTCAGATTACTTCTTTTGCTCTTAGCCAAATAATAGTCCTGGGAATAACGTCCGACTAATAGAGTCAATCTAACCTCTGGTAATTGAGCTAGGATCTGAGGATGCCACTTAGCTGCAAAGCCCTTGCGTGGTGGCAAATCGCCTGATTTACCCTTGCCAGGATAATAGAAATCCATGGGGAGAATTGCCAAAAGATCCGAATCATAGAAAGTCGAACGATCCATCCCCAACCATTCCCGCAAGCGATCGCCAGAGCGATCATCCCAAGGGCGACCGGCTTCTTGAGTAGCTAAACCCGGGGCTTGTCCCACAATTACTAATCGTGCAGTTTTTGGCGCCGTAAAAAGTGGATCAATCCCTGCCTTGCTATAAATCTGGTTTTCTGGCGCTTGCATGATGGCATCACGAATCTTTAAATTTTCTTTGGCCATATTATATTCCCTCCTCTTAGGATTTTAGATAGGCGACAACTGCATTCAGGCCATAGCCATCTCTTCCATCGCGCCGATAAGAATGACAGCCTAAGGCTTGTTTGGTCGACACAGCCACATCATATTGTTGTTCCAAAGGAACCCCCATAGCGAGGAAACGCTCCTTATTAATTCCTTTGGTATCTATTAGCCAATGATGCTCATCCTCCTGCCTGAAGGACTGGGGATGCCTTGCTTCTAAGGGTTGGAAGCGACCATAGACATCTTCCTGAACTTGAAAATCTTCCATGCTAAGGGCGGGCCCATAGGCAATCAGCAGATTAGATGGCCTCACATCATATTGGCTCATCATAACTTCTAAGGCTTTTTGGCCAATCGATTGGAGTGTGCCAGGCCAGCCAGAATGAACTAGGGCAAACACCTTTTTAACCGGGTCAAAAAGAATAATGGGAATACAGTCCGCAATCTTGACCATTAAGGCCAAATCGCTTGCCTCTGTTACCAAGCCATCGTAGTCTCCGAGAGAGCGTAAGCCCCATCCTGTCCCCAATTGGTCGGCCCTTACTTGGCAGATGTCAGCTCCGTGAACCTGGTGCACCTCTGCTAGAGGCATATCGGCTTTTAGAAAAGTTCGATTGACAACTTCTACGGATGCTTCCTTAAAATCAGGTTTGAAATTAAGCGGCTTACCAATAAAACGATGCTCCAAGCCCGCTTCAAGCAAAGCCGGCACCGTGTAGTAGTCGTAGTCAGACCCCTTTATATACTCGTAATCCATTCTCATGTCTCCTTTTCTAGCTTTGAGTCACTTGGTATAGGGGCCAAAAGCCAGCTACTGCCTTAACTAAGTCCTGAACTAGAGTTTCCAAGTCGCTATAGTCCGACAATG
This genomic window contains:
- a CDS encoding uracil-DNA glycosylase family protein, yielding MAKENLKIRDAIMQAPENQIYSKAGIDPLFTAPKTARLVIVGQAPGLATQEAGRPWDDRSGDRLREWLGMDRSTFYDSDLLAILPMDFYYPGKGKSGDLPPRKGFAAKWHPQILAQLPEVRLTLLVGRYSQDYYLAKSKRSNLTETVAHYQDYLPDYFPLVHPSPLNQRWLKQHPWFEQEVIPDLQKLIHTILK
- the trmL gene encoding tRNA (uridine(34)/cytosine(34)/5-carboxymethylaminomethyluridine(34)-2'-O)-methyltransferase TrmL gives rise to the protein MKNHIALYQPLMPANTGNISRTCAATNTPLHLIKPLGFSTDDKMLKRAGLDYWEHVEVHYHESLEDFLAYVGERPLYLITKFAPRIYCQADLAQNSAGQQFFLFGKETTGLPADLMEERKADCLRIPMNDQHVRSLNLSNTANIVIYEALRQQAFEGLDVTHHYRDTDKARDLNW
- a CDS encoding NusG domain II-containing protein, which translates into the protein MKRLFSLLKPFDYLIILGVIALSFLPNILTFYHYQGLNNSEEVGQVTEASSTKTTLASSSTYALIKIDGKEVDRFDLSEDAPHEEKTYYPHPGQYNIIERDGKRIRVREDNSPDQIAVKTSWVGRPGQVSICLPHGLIIEIHGERSTGGRTDTSQSSNASSSQEEDLVLPK
- a CDS encoding polyphenol oxidase family protein — translated: MDYEYIKGSDYDYYTVPALLEAGLEHRFIGKPLNFKPDFKEASVEVVNRTFLKADMPLAEVHQVHGADICQVRADQLGTGWGLRSLGDYDGLVTEASDLALMVKIADCIPIILFDPVKKVFALVHSGWPGTLQSIGQKALEVMMSQYDVRPSNLLIAYGPALSMEDFQVQEDVYGRFQPLEARHPQSFRQEDEHHWLIDTKGINKERFLAMGVPLEQQYDVAVSTKQALGCHSYRRDGRDGYGLNAVVAYLKS